Proteins found in one Fusarium oxysporum Fo47 chromosome V, complete sequence genomic segment:
- a CDS encoding putative zinc finger motif, C2HC5-type-domain-containing protein, with protein MSIAQLSQLLPLPDEELKQVLDYASTLSTTEAAEHFGNLLGDSPQAIEFISSFNARRQTSAPGSSSYSNAAAPPEPESQNIEAVPKTKRQPKKKKANIHTPQARQVNDYAAPAGTTYSKKDLSLDYIPQRSSAPSSNNASRSNTPKPDPKPVAKPPPKQHASAGYLIGEGPSKPKPKSTPVSRSSTPKPATSTKISIAGGMPMAGASTAISDLDAAIRALEISTNPTLENSKSRKCNCVATRHPLQGAAPNCLSCGKVICMKEGLGPCTFCGSPLLTPDDVQAMVRELKDERGRERMAANRDANRRADVAKTPAPFTQPRGNDGASLSDAEAKARAHRDKLLNFQAQNARRTTVRDEAADFDVGGALTGTGSMWATPEERARELKRQQKVLREMEWNARPDYEKRKQVVSIDVVGGKVVRKMAAVERPVTPESDEDPVDNGALGETSANKNSGRGGGAFSGNPLLGALIKPVFDAKGKGAEVEGRESRKKKGWQRVQHDLNNNEEVILDGGVQGHDRSDEPACG; from the coding sequence ATGTCGATCGCACAGCTGTCGCAGCTGTTACCGCTTCCCGACGAGGAGCTTAAGCAGGTACTAGATTACGCCTCGACTCTCTCCACAACAGAAGCTGCAGAGCATTTTGGAAACCTTCTAGGAGACTCTCCACAGGCCATCGAGTTTATATCGTCGTTTAACGCCCGACGGCAAACTTCGGCGCCTGGGAGCTCGTCATACTCCAATGCCGCTGCGCCGCCTGAACCCGAATCACAGAATATCGAGGCCGTACCCAAGACGAAACGGCAAccaaaaaagaagaaggcaaatATTCACACACCGCAGGCAAGACAAGTTAACGACTACGCTGCACCTGCGGGTACAACTTACAGCAAGAAGGATCTGAGCCTTGACTACATCCCTCAGCGTTCGAGCGCACCCAGCAGTAACAATGCTTCGCGATCGAACACGCCGAAACCAGACCCTAAGCCTGTGGCAAAGCCTCCACCTAAGCAGCATGCCTCAGCTGGTTATCTTATAGGGGAAGGACCATCGAAACCTAAACCTAAATCTACGCCTGTATCACGAAGTTCTACGCCAAAACCAGCTACAAGCACAAAGATATCTATAGCTGGAGGCATGCCGATGGCTGGAGCTTCGACTGCTATTTCTGATCTCGACGCTGCTATCAGGGCGCTGGAAATCTCAACAAATCCTACACTGGAGAATTCCAAGTCTAGGAAGTGCAATTGTGTCGCTACACGACACCCTCTTCAAGGCGCTGCGCCAAATTGTCTCTCATGCGGCAAGGTGATATGCATGAAGGAAGGTCTCGGACCTTGCACATTCTGCGGCAGCCCTCTCTTGACGCCAGATGATGTCCAAGCCATGGTCCGGGAGCTCAAGGATGAGCGAGGCCGCGAGCGAATGGCAGCTAACCGAGACGCCAATCGCCGTGCTGACGTTGCCAAGACCCCAGCGCCGTTTACTCAACCACGCGGCAACGACGGCGCTTCACTAAGCGACGCTGAAGCCAAGGCTCGTGCGCATCGcgacaagcttctcaattTTCAAGCACAAAATGCCAGGCGAACGACAGTCCGCGATGAGGCTGCTGACTTTGATGTTGGTGGAGCGCTTACAGGAACAGGCAGCATGTGGGCAACTCCTGAGGAAAGAGCAAGAGAATTGAAGCGTCAACAGAAAGTGCTTCGAGAAATGGAGTGGAACGCGCGGCCGGACTACGAGAAGCGAAAGCAAGTTGTGAGCATTGACGTGGTTGGCGGCAAGGTTGTTCGCAAGATGGCAGCAGTCGAAAGACCTGTGACTCCTGAGTCTGATGAGGACCCTGTCGACAATGGCGCACTTGGAGAGACATCAGCGAACAAGAACAGTGGAAGAGGCGGCGGAGCCTTTAGCGGTAATCCTCTACTGGGAGCGCTGATCAAGCCTGTGTTTGATGCAAAGGGCAAGGGTGCGGAGGTTGAGGGAAGAGAAtcgagaaagaagaagggatgGCAGAGGGTCCAGCATGATCTGAATAACAACGAGGAAGTGATTTTGGATGGAGGCGTTCAAGGGCATGATAGAAGTGATGAGCCAGCTTGTGGATGA
- a CDS encoding tryptophan synthase beta subunit-like PLP-dependent enzyme: MTASEHLNVFKGPESVRNYFDPEQSPPLPLVEIPDSLNPYRQDGVRIYAKMMTMHPATNVKVMPAMNLLEKGVEPGKTKTIVESSSGSTVISMAMVARAFHGIDDVHAYLSNKTSETKLRMMQFFGLNVTLFGGPAQPTPVDERGGIRAAARKDAESGSVCSPNQYINDDNWKAHVRWTGPQIHRQLPEINVIAASMGTAGTMTGLGTYFKQAKPSVYRIAVCTNAGERVPGPREYSLMTEVEFPYLTSHDALEEVGAPDSYSLSLDLTRQGIVCGPSSGFTLKGLFQRIEKHKQENTLSNLAGPDGEIHCVFMCCDLPFQYLNEYFQNLGPEKFSPLRNETQRLRNVDLYRYDDAWELDSLTALSNYFTIHPLGTHDTVLSLADQIDKALTPSANTQILDFRCSSDYDAFHLPNSVNMPLDALRNGPSSGSPFADPADDCAMLEELWLELESLFNIKDKAGNRNASAEALMSILRGKRVLTLCYDGDSARVANSVLRAKGVEAECIRGGYSALAKLQMPCNDTCEVVSVPVSVEV; this comes from the exons ATGACTGCTTCTGAACATCTAAATGTTTTCAAGGGCCCTGAGTCGGTTCGCAACTATTTCGATCCTGAACAATCACCACCTTTGCCCCTTGTTGAAATCCCCGATAGCCTCAACCCATACCGTCAAGATGGTGTCCGAATCTATGCTAAGATGATGACCATGCACCCTGCAACAAATGTCAAGGTGATGCCAG CTATGAACTTATTAGAAAAGGGCGTGGAGCCCggcaagacaaagacaataGTCGAGAGCAGCTCGGGTTCAACTGTCATCTCAATGGCCATGGTTGCTCGCGCTTTTCACGGCATTGACGACGTCCATGCTTATCTCAGCAACAAGACAAGTGAGACTAAGTTGCGCATGATGCAGTTCTTTGGCCTCAACGT GACTTTGTTCGGTGGACCTGCTCAGCCTACACCTGTTGATGAGCGAGGTGGTATCAGGGCTGCAGCTCGAAAGGACGCAGAATCCGGGTCTGTGTGTAGTCCCAACCAATACATCAACGATGAT AATTGGAAAGCTCATGTGCGATGGACTGGCCCTCAGATTCACCGTCAGCTCCCCGAGATCAATGTGATTGCTGCGTCAATGGGCACAGCTG GCACTATGACCGGACTGGGTACCTATttcaagcaagccaagcctTCTGTGTATAGAATTGC CGTATGCACCAACGCTGGAGAGCGTGTCCCTGGCCCTCGAGAATACTCGTTAATGACTGAGGTTGAGTTCCCGTACCTCACATCTCACGATGCTCTTGAAGAGGTTGGCGCGCCAGACTCATACTCCCTTTCATTGGACCTTACTCGACAGGGTATTGTCTGTGGCCCCTCATCGGGCTTCACTTTGAAGGGATTATTCCAACGTATTGAGAAGCACAAGCAGGAAAACACACTTTCAAATCTCGCTGGCCCTGATGGCGAGATTCACTGTGTGTTTATGTGTTGCGATCTTCCCTTCCAATACTTGAATGAGTATTTCCAGAACTTGGGCCCTGAGAAATTCAGCCCTCTTCGCAATGAG ACTCAGCGTTTGAGGAACGTTGATCTTTACCGATACGACGATGCCTGGGAGCTCGACTCTTTGACTGCTTTATCTAACTACTTCACCATTCACCCTCTGGGTACTCATGACACCGTTTTGTCACTCGCAGATCAAATCGACAAGGCTTTGACACCTTCGGCCAATACTCAGATTCTAGATTTCCGATGCTCATCGGACTATGATGCTTTCCATCTCCCCAACTCAGTCAACATGCCCCTCGATGCGCTTCGAAATGGACCTTCTAGTGGTAGTCCTTTCGCTGATCCTGCCGATGACTGCGCCATGCTCGAGGAGCTCTGGCTAGAGCTTGAGAGCCTCTTCAatatcaaggacaaggccgGCAACCGAAATGCTAGCGCCGAGGCTCTCATGTCTATTCTTCGAGGAAAGAGGGTATTGACACTGTGCTACGATGGTGACAGCGCTCGTGTTGCCAACAGTGTCCTTCGTGCCAAGGGCGTTGAGGCAGAGTGCATCCGTGGTGGCTACAGCGCTCTTGCCAAGTTGCAGATGCCATGTAATGACACCTGCGAGGTTGTGTCTGTTCCCGTTTCTGTTGAGGTCTGA
- a CDS encoding peptidase S8/S53 domain-containing protein yields the protein MVPMIFFAALALAGFSTAKFVKVEDTSVLPVGWEKIDQAVDSSHTLRLSIALRQPDIDNLKTNLRRRDCTSGKYTQNHLTQKEALALRDPDQKDVGQVLGWLKSKGVAAKATPDKDWIHVKTTVKAAEDLLDTKIGFYKFEDQKPVLRTKQYSVPESVADAVNFIHPIANFMRPKKELTTPDPALTPSMLESLQLEKRATPCSRAVTPDCLREQYNISYPAYNGSSQIRFGIAGFLEENANYQDSNDFLRIYAKPLYEARYNFSVQLINGAENSQELFDSGNEAALDVQYGMALGYPTNITYYLADGRGPTLDDDGEKLPEEYNDNEPYLEFLDYLLDLSDDEIPHVLSISYGDNEVSVPRKYAERVCSLFGLLTARGTTIVAASGDGGAKGASNSTCRTNDGSDKDVTMSVFPATCPWVTSVGGVTSGVEPFEGAEFSGGGFSQYFPREKWQDSPIKSYVKALDGHLNGHYNASNRGVPDISISATSFITRLKGQAVGLRGTSASAPVVAAMLALVNGARVRKGKEVLGWLNEVLYSEEVQAALQDVTNGESRSCDFRKGGSPGGWPAAKGWDAITGLGVPSDFQKLFDVLVHI from the coding sequence ATGGTTCCTATGATATTCTTTGCAGCCTTGGCCCTGGCTGGTTTCAGTACGGCCAAATTTGTCAAAGTCGAAGACACTTCTGTCCTTCCAGTCGGTTGGGAAAAGATCGACCAGGCTGTCGATTCTAGCCATACGTTGCGGCTCTCTATCGCTTTGCGACAGCCTGATATCGACAACCTGAAGACGAACCTACGAAGACGCGATTGTACGTCTGGGAAATACACCCAGAACCACCTCACTCAAAAAGAGGCACTCGCCCTCCGAGATCCGGATCAAAAAGATGTCGGCCAGGTACTGGGATGGCTGAAGAGTAAAGGAGTCGCAGCAAAGGCAACGCCGGATAAGGATTGGATTCATGTCAAGACAACTGTCAAAGCTGCGGAAGATCTACTCGATACCAAGATTGGCTTTTACAAGTTTGAGGACCAAAAGCCTGTTCTTCGGACAAAACAATATTCGGTACCTGAGTCTGTTGCCGATGCCGTCAACTTCATTCACCCGATTGCCAACTTCATGCGACCCAAGAAGGAACTCACCACTCCCGATCCAGCTCTGACACCAAGCATGCTTGAAAGCCTACAGCTCGAGAAGCGTGCCACTCCTTGCAGTCGGGCTGTAACCCCCGACTGTCTCCGTGAGCAATACAACATCAGCTACCCTGCTTATAATGGTAGCTCTCAAATTCGCTTCGGTATTGCTGGCTTTCTGGAGGAGAACGCCAACTACCAAGACAGCAACGACTTTCTCAGAATCTATGCAAAGCCCCTTTACGAAGCCCGTTACAACTTCTCGGTCCAGTTGATCAATGGTGCTGAGAACTCGCAAGAACTTTTCGACTCGGGAAACGAGGCGGCTCTTGATGTTCAATATGGCATGGCCCTGGGCTATCCGACTAACATCACTTACTATCTTGCCGATGGTCGTGGGCCTACCTtggatgacgatggtgaAAAACTGCCCGAGGAGTACAACGACAATGAACCCTATCTCGAATTCCTCGATTACCTTCTTGATCTCTCTGATGACGAGATCCCTCATGTCCTCTCCATCTCTTATGGCGATAACGAAGTCTCAGTTCCCCGCAAGTACGCCGAGCGTGTTTGCTCCTTGTTCGGTCTTCTGACAGCACGTGGTACAACCATCGTGGCAGCTTCTGGTGATGGAGGTGCAAAGGGAGCAAGCAACTCAACCTGTCGAACCAATGACGGTAGCGACAAGGACGTTACCATGTCTGTATTCCCCGCAACTTGCCCATGGGTCACAAGCGTTGGCGGCGTAACTTCTGGTGTAGAACCCTTTGAAGGTGCTGAGTTTAGTGGAGGCGGTTTCTCTCAGTACTTCCCTCGCGAGAAGTGGCAGGATTCTCCCATCAAGAGCTATGTCAAGGctcttgatggccatctcaACGGCCATTATAACGCCAGCAACCGAGGAGTACCTGACATTTCTATTTCGGCCACCAGTTTCATCACTCGCTTGAAAGGACAGGCAGTTGGTCTTAGAGGCACCAGCGCAAGTGCGCCTGTCGTTGCAGCTATGCTTGCGCTAGTTAACGGCGCACGTGTCcgaaaaggcaaagaagtgCTGGGCTGGCTTAATGAAGTCCTATATTCGGAAGAAGTGCAAGCAGCTCTTCAGGATGTTACCAATGGAGAGAGCCGATCGTGCGATTTCAGAAAGGGTGGCAGCCCAGGAGGCTGGCCAGCAGCAAAGGGTTGGGATGCGATCACAGGCCTAGGGGTTCCATCTGATTTCCAGAAGCTGTTTGACGTGTTGGTCCATATCTGA
- a CDS encoding DHS-like NAD/FAD-binding domain-containing protein: MPTIHVSRDSQDELQDIANGLLKARKVIVVTGAGISTNSGIPDFRSENGLYSLISAQFDAAAQQARLNEGSSDDKPTDLDIRRPAKRRRIVHDVSAKVEEGPVGMKEEIEVQLEDPEPDHEKIADTIQVEGHPDDEEQQVRSDGMPVVNPRTTRSTIAVAQPPSSPLSSPPPEGLNIPPPSVFRRTRRSHLTDSTIPPSSSPLSSPPPVLFDPFSSGTSSEDAPSRRSSTSPSEVDDTPPSNPINLSQASFGSGKNTLPNMKGKDMFDASIWSDPLRTSVFYTFATTLRQKVRDVEPTSSHRFISHLRDRGKLVRCYTQNIDQIEEKVGLSTCLHDGPGSRGRFSRKSTANINQLNRMVDEVNAMTDTNSSDKSQQSSDNEASQQSQCSQPNFESTVPASQAESDQCATDEALTAVRNLRRDLPKSGVECVFLHGSLELLRCFLCGRVCSWDDDERELETMSGQQPECPHCVGATVAREERGKRALGVGKLRPDIVLYGEEHPNAHLISPIVTHDLALCPDLLLILGTSLRVHGLKVMVREFAKAVHAKGGKVVFVNYTKPPESSWGDVIDYWVEWDCDAWVSDLQDKIPKLWQTPEPPKLKKKRESSGVAEDAEKTETKRPVAAYPVALRDTKATGAYWSSRIVKELHRITGHDLLESPVFTPPAIITTTETLPPAHTPLKTPQGKPDRVRTRAQRSRKSAPGVLERSSMPPSTLNPNHGRTLRSTETRAHLLGDEMAPSNEIITHERVLLHGSSIASLVKSRARERKRKKIDGEEVSLPSKRTLGSLRLAPLRPQPSDPRDIIPFDRLPTMELPPDTPEPYTETGQLQSISPVMHHTEPLMPVSHNTRKQTHIRRSQASFMRGQDLAASPAPMLPPEMSHGLLVSSHDRCNLVMKHVRSQREADAALALSALSQGDARPVITKEFAIPPCTGVGIRKSARLIHRSGTPTST, encoded by the exons ATGCCAACTATCCACGTCTCCAGAGACTCCCAGGACGAACTACAAGACATCGCCAATGGCCTACTAAAAGCTCGCAAGGTCATTGTAGTAACCGGTGCTGGGATCAGTACAAATTCGGGCATTCCT GACTTTCGTTCTGAAAACGGTCTCTACTCCCTAATCAGCGCTCAATTCGACGCGGCAGCGCAACAGGCGCGTCTGAACGAAGGCTCGAGCGATGATAAACCCACCGACTTGGACATTCGCCGGCCAGccaagaggagaagaatagTTCACGATGTGTctgccaaggttgaggagggcCCGGTCGGTATGAAGGAAGAAATAGAAGTTCAGCTGGAAGATCCCGAACCGGATCACGAAAAGATCGCAGACACAATTCAGGTCGAAGGCCACCCAGACGACGAAGAGCAGCAAGTCCGCTCAGATGGGATGCCCGTGGTAAACCCCAGGACGACCCGCTCAACAATAGCTGTGGCCCAGCCTCCGAGTTCTCCTCTGTCTTCGCCTCCGCCCGAGGGTCTAAATATTCCACCACCGTCAGTCTTCCGGAGGACGCGACGCAGTCACTTGACCGATTCTACAATTCCACCAAGCTCTTCACCTCTATCATCACCTCCTCCCGTCTTGTTTGACCCATTCTCTTCCGGTACATCCTCAGAAGACGCCCCAAGTCGGCGCAGCAGCACATCGCCATCAGAAGTCGACGATACCCCGCCCTCAAATCCAATCAACTTATCGCAAGCAAGTTTTGGCTCTGGCAAGAATACTTTGCCTAATATGAAAGGAAAGGATATGTTCGACGCGTCAATATGGTCAGATCCTCTCCGAACATCTGTTTTCTACACATTCGCGACCACGCTACGCCAGAAGGTTAGGGATGTGGAACCTACAAGTTCACATCGTTTCATCAGTCATTTGAGAGACCGTGGCAAGCTCGTGCGCTGCTACACTCAAAATATTGATCAGATCGAAGAAAAGGTTGGACTATCGACATGCCTCCACGATGGCCCTGGAAGCCGTGGGCGCTTTTCAAGAAAGTCGACAGCCAACATAAACCAGCTCAACAGGATGGTTGACGAGGTAAATGCCATGACGGACACAAATTCTTCAGACAAGTCTCAGCAGTCGTCGGATAACGAAGCTAGCCAGCAGTCTCAATGCAGTCAGCCGAATTTTGAAAGCACGGTGCCTGCTTCTCAAGCGGAATCCGACCAATGTGCGACAGATGAAGCCCTGACCGCAGTAAGAAATCTGCGCCGCGACCTTCCAAAGTCAGGCGTGGAATGTGTTTTCCTCCACGGATCATTAGAGCTTCTACGATGTTTCTTGTGCGGTCGAGTGTGCTCGTGGGATGACGACGAACGCGAGCTAGAGACAATGTCAGGCCAGCAGCCTGAATGCCCTCACTGTGTAGGCGCTACGGTTGCTCGAGAAGAACGCGGCAAGCGAGCATTGGGCGTCGGAAAATTAAGGCCCGACATTGTGCTCTACGGCGAGGAGCATCCCAACGCGCACCTGATCAGCCCCATTGTTACACACGACTTAGCTCTATGCCCTGACCTTCTATTAATCCTTGGTACTAGTTTGCGAGTCCATGGACTGAAGGTTATGGTCAGGGAATTCGCCAAAGCAGTTCACGCAAAAGGTGGTAAAGTTGTCTTCGTTAACTACACCAAGCCCCCGGAGAGCTCATGGGGTGACGTTATTGACTATTGGGTTGAGTGGGACTGCGACGCCTGGGTATCTGATCTACAAGACAAAATCCCCAAGCTATGGCAAACGCCCGAGCCTCCCAAACTTAAGAAGAAGCGGGAGTCTAGTGGTGTTGCTGAGGACGCCGAAAAGACCGAGACGAAGCGCCCTGTTGCAGCTTACCCAGTTGCCCTCCGTGATACAAAGGCTACAGGGGCATATTGGAGCTCGAGAATAGTAAAAGAGCTGCACAGAATAACAGGCCACGATCTTCTAGAATCGCCAGTCTTTACGCCGCCAGCCATTATCACAACAACAGAGACGCTCCCACCTGCCCACACGCCTCTGAAGACACCCCAAGGCAAACCTGATCGAGTCAGAACTAGAGCCCAACGGTCGCGCAAATCTGCACCAGGTGTTCTAGAGCGATCCAGCATGCCTCCCTCGACACTCAATCCCAATCATGGGCGAACTCTGCGAAGTACCGAGACAAGAGCGCACCTCTTAGGCGATGAGATGGCGCCTTCGAATGAAATCATTACACATGAAAGGGTGCTTCTCCACGGAAGCTCGATAGCCAGTCTAGTCAAGTCGAGAGCACGAGAGCGCAAGCGCAAGAAGATTGATGGCGAGGAAGTGTCCCTTCCCTCCAAGCGAACACTAGGTTCACTCCGACTGGCTCCGTTGAGGCCTCAGCCATCAGATCCCCGCGATATCATACCTTTCGACCGACTGCCAACAATGGAACTCCCTCCAGATACCCCGGAACCATACACAGAAACTGGGCAATTGCAATCCATCTCACCGGTGATGCATCATACGGAACCGTTAATGCCTGTTTCGCATAACACGCGAAAGCAGACACATATCCGACGTAGCCAGGCATCTTTCATGCGCGGCCAGGATCTCGCTGCAAGTCCGGCGCCTATGCTGCCACCAGAGATGTCGCATGGACTATTGGTATCTTCACATGACCGGTGCAACCTTGTCATGAAGCATGTTCGCTCACAGAGGGAGGCGGATGCAGCTTTGGCGCTATCTGCGCTGAGCCAGGGCGACGCACGTCCAGTCATCACCAAAGAGTTCGCCATACCGCCGTGTACGGGCGTCGGGATACGCAAGTCGGCAAGGTTGATTCACAGGTCTGGCACGCCTACGAGCACTTAG
- a CDS encoding pyridoxal phosphate-dependent transferase, whose amino-acid sequence MGSIGQVSSQLPVRGKTNTSVFGSAIKKEFMFDPEWRNLNHGSFGTYPQAVRTKFREYQDASEARPDPFIRYEYPKILDENRAAVAKLLNAPVDSVVFVSNATTGVNTVYRNMKWNEDGKDVIISFSTIYEACGKVADYYADYYNEKVTHREIELPYPLDDDEIIKKFEDAVKKIESEGKRVRICTFDVVSSRPGVVFPWEEMVKTCRRLNVLSMVDGAQGVGMVKLDLSAADPDFFVSNCHKWLHVPRGCAVFYVPQRNQALIQTTLATSHGYVPKLANRITPLPPSSKSPFVINFEFVGTLDNSPYLCVKDAIKWREEALGGEDAILEYIWDLNKKGSELVAEKLGTTYMENSTGTMRNCGMANIALPVWTVEGKEGEVVISAEETQTAFQWILNTLIGDYKTFVALFLHGGRFWIRTSAQVYLEIEDYEWLGGVLKEVCERVGKKEYLKITVVSSTIDSARKLTCQEVTIFTTPQQVIFTAKNIISSKFRSLFIKNTIMGNSSSSSSNPSEEAKDKKTLYERFQAGKKSVPLSDEDILKYTGKTRDELSTWADTQPGVGKNQLAGSVTAGPISGLGGVAMADGLGGWGPSAHPNDKNRGMKFPPTRENEAKDTTEVTEVVEDKK is encoded by the exons ATGGGTTCTATTGGTCAAGTATCTTCGCAGCTTCCTGTGCGGGGCAAGACTAACACCTCAGTCTTTGGAAGCGCTATCAAGAAGGAATTTATGTTTGATCCAGAATGGAGAAATCTTAACCATG GTTCCTTCGGTACATATCCTCAGGCTGTCCGAACAAAATTCCGCGAGTATCAGGATGCGAG tGAAGCTCGCCCGGACCCATTCATTCGCTATGAATATCCAAAAATCCTCGATGAGAACCGCGCTGCTGTCGCAAAGCTTCTCAATGCCCCAGTGGACAGTGTTGTGTTTGTCTCAAACGCCACTACTGGTGTTAACACAGTCTATCGAAACATGAAGTGGAATGAAGACGGAAAGGACGTCATCATCAGCTTCTCGACCATCTACGAAGCTTGCGGCAAGGTCGCAGATTATTATGCTGACTACTATAACGAAAAGGTGACTCATCGTGAGATCGAGCTCCCATATCCactcgacgacgacgagatcatcaagaagtttgaagatgccgtcaagaagatcgagtCTGAGGGAAAGCGTGTTCGTATTTGTACGTTTGACGTTGTCTCCTCTCGACCAGGCGTTGTCTTCCCTTGGGAAGAAATGGTCAAGACTTGCCGTCGTCTCAACGTGCTGAGCATGGTTGATGGCGCTCAAGGCGTTGGAATGGTGAAGTTGGACCTCTCCGCAGCTGATCCAGACTTCTTCGTGTCAAACTGTCACAAGTGGCTTCACGTACCACGTGGATGCGCCGTCTTCTACGTGCCTCAGCGCAACCAGGCACTTATTCAAACGACACTCGCTACCAGCCACGGTTACGTGCCCAAGCTGGCGAACCGCATTACACCGCTACCTCCCAGCTCCAAATCTCCATTCGTCATAAACTTTGAGTTCGTCGGCACGCTTGATAACTCGCCCTATCTTTGCGTAAAAGACGCTATCAAATGGCGAGAGGAAGCTCTCGGCGGAGAAGATGCGATCTTGGAGTATATCTGGGACTTGAACAAGAAAGGCAGTGAGCTAGTGGCTGAGAAATTAGGCACGACATATATGGAGAACAGCACTGGCACGATGCGAAATTGCGGTATGGCTAACATTGCGTTGCCCGTTTGGACTGTGGAGGGTAAGGAGGGTGAGGTTGTCATCTCAGCGGAGGAGACGCAGACGGCGTTCCAGTGGATTCTGAATACGCTTATTGGCGACTACAAGACGTTTGTGGCGCTGTTTCTACATGGGGGAAGGTTTTGGATCAGGACGAGTGCGCAGGTTTATTTGGAGATTGAGGATTATGAGTGGTTGGGTGGTGTGTTGAAGGAGGTTTGTGAGAGGGTTGGTAAGAAGGAGTATCTCAA GATTACGGTCGTTAGTAGTACTATTGACTCGGCTAGA AAGCTCACCTGCCAAGAAGTTACCATCTTTACTACCCCACAGCAAGTCATCTTCACTGCAAAGAACATAATTTCAAGCAAATTTAGAAGCCTCTTTATCAAAAACACCATCATGGGCAactcttcgtcttcctcgtcaaATCCCtccgaagaagccaaggacaagaagacgCTTTATGAGCGCTTCCAAGCCGGCAAAAAGAGTGTACCACTCAGCGATGAAGATATACTAAAGTACACGGGCAAGACTCGCGACGAGCTCAGCACATGGGCTGATACTCAACCCGGCGTCGGAAAGAATCAACTCGCGGGTAGCGTAACAGCTGGACCGATTTCTGGACTTGGAGGAGTTGCCATGGCCGACGGCCTTGGAGGCTGGGGACCGAGTGCACATCCGAATGATAAGAACAGAGGAATGAAGTTCCCTCCTACAAGGGAGAATGAAGCCAAGGACACTACCGAGGTGACAGAGGTGGTAGAGGATAAGAAGTGA
- a CDS encoding thiamine thiazole synthase has product MAPPAAVSPPSRSAELATSTKLPVMSKNINTKTVEEMLGQWDDFKFAPIRESQVSRAMTRRYFQDLDNYAESDIVIIGAGSCGLSAAYILGKKRPDLKIAIIEASVSPGGGAWLGGQLFSAMIMRKPADAFLREVGVPYEDEGNYVVVKHAALFTSTIMSKVLQMPNIKLFNATCVEDLITRPSEEGVRIAGVVTNWTLVSMHHDDQSCMDPNTINAPLIISTTGHDGPMGAFCVKRLVSMQRIEKLGGMRGLDMNLAEDAIVKGTREIVPGLIVGGMELSEVDGANRMGPTFGAMALSGLKAAEEALKIFDTRKKQNDL; this is encoded by the exons ATGGCCCCTCCCGCTGCTGTCTCCCCTCCCTCTCGCTCCGCAGAGCTTGCTACATCTACCAAGCTCCCAGTCATGAGCAagaacatcaacaccaagaccgtTGAGGAGATGCTCGGTCAGTGGGATGATTTCAAGTTTGCTCCCATCCGCGAGAGCCAGGTCTCCCGCGCCATGACTCGCCGCTACTTCCAGGACCTTGATAACTATGCCGAGTCTGACATTGTTATCATCGGTGCTGGCTCGTGCGGTCTGAGCGCCGCGTACATTCTTGGCAAGAAGCGTCCTGATCTCAAGATCGCCATCATTGAGGCTTCCGTGTCtcctggtggtggtgcttgGCTTGGTGGACAGCTCTTCTCCGCCATGATCATGCGCAAGCCTGCTGATGCTTTCCTCCGCGAGGTCGGTGTTCCTTATGAAGATGAGGGTAACTACGTCGTTGTCAAGCACGCCGCCCTCTTCACCTCGACCATCATGTCCAAGGTTCTTCAGAtgcccaacatcaagctcttcaatgCCACTTGTGTTGAGGATCTCATCACCCGACCTTCCGAGGAGGGAGTCCGCATTGCCGGTGTTGTCACCAACTGGACTCTTGTTTCCATGCACCACGATGACCAGTCTTGCATGGACCCCAACACTATTAACGCTCCTTTGATCATCTCCACCACCGGCCACGATGGCCCGATGGGAGCTTTCTGTGTCAAGCGCCTTGTGAGCATGCAGCGCATTGAGAAGCTCGGTGGTATGCGTGGTCTTGACATGAACCTCGCCGAGGATGCCATTGTCAAGGGAACCCGTGAGATTGTTCCTGGTCTTATTGTTGGTGGAATGGAACTTTCCGAGGTTGACGGTGCCAACCGCATGG GTCCTACCTTCGGTGCCATGGCTCTCAGTGGTCTCAAGGCTGCCGAGGAAGCTCTGAAGATCTTCGACACTCGCAAGAAGCAGAACGATCTGTAA